Sequence from the Melioribacteraceae bacterium 4301-Me genome:
TTCTTAAATTGGTCGCTTCTTTTTGCAAAAGCTATAAATTCAGTTGTACAAACTGGAGTAAAGTCAGCTGGGTGGCTGAATAAAACAAACCACTTGCCTTTCATATCGTCCGGCAGTTTCATCATACCATGTGTGGTTTGAACTTCCATGCTTGGGAATTTCTCGCCTAATAAAGGAATTCCGCTTCTTGTTTCTTCCATTTTTCTGCCTCCTAATTAATAAACTAATTTTTTAGCCAAATAAAAAAAGTTGCACTTTAAATTTACTTAATAGGTTTACCCCTTTCAATTTTTGCTAAGAGAATTAAGAATTCATTGTATATCTACTTGCATTTGATTTAATTTGCACTCAAATAATTAACAAATGAGCACTAAAGATGATAAGTAAAGAATTACTCGAAGCTATATGTTGTGTGGAATCGGGTGCTGACCTGATTGTTGATGGCGACTATCTTGTCTCTACCGATATAAACACCAGAAGAAGGTATAGAATTGAAAATGGTATACCCATCTTACTCATCGAACAATCAGAAAAACTTGATTTGGAAACCTGGAAAAATATTATGAAAAAGCATGGTAAAACTTTTAATGATTGATTTATTTTATTCTTTCTTTACCTGTTTGTTGAGGGTTAATTTTTAGATTTATACTGATAATAAAGTGAATTTCTGAAAGATTATTTTTGTTTTATATGAAAAGGCACATATTAGTTCTGTTAATATTTTTTGTCGCAAGTCAAATTGCTGCCCAATTACAACAGTCGCTAAATAACAAATATCAACTTGCACAAAGTTTTGAACAGGATGGTCAATTAGAAAAAGCGGCTTCACTCTTTCTTGAACTTTATAATGCACAGCCGAACAATCCAATTTATTTAGAAGACTTAAATCGGGTTTATTTGAAGCAGAAGAAGTATGATTTATCTGTACAATTGCTTTTAGATGGTATTAAAGCAAGGCCGACTGACATTACACTCTACGGGTTACTTGGTTCTACTTATTTTATTATGGATGACAAAGACAAAGCACATGAAGCTTGGGATAATGGTATAAAATCTAATTCAGAGTCAATTACTGCATATCGTTTGATGGCAAATTATGCTTTGCAAAACAGAGATTTTGAGACTGCTGTTAAATATTTGAAAGAAGCAAAAAGAAAATCTGCCGACCCGTTAATTTTTTCTTATGACTTAGCTAATATTTATTCTTCACAAATGGATTTTGCTTCTGCAATGAAAGAATATTGTGAACTTTTGGTTCAAAAACCAAATCAAATTGATGTGGTAAAAGCAAGAATTCAAAATTATATTAGTCGGCCAGGTTCTCTACCACAATCTTTAGATATAGTTAACAACTTCCTAAAAAGCAGTAGGTCGCCGGTTCTTTATGACCTGCTTGCTTTTCTTTATATGCAAGCTGATAATTACGAGGCTGCTCTTAATTCAATAATAAAATATGATGAGTTAATAAATTCTCAAGGTGTTCGACTTTTGGGGTTCGCTCAAGAAGCAATGAGGAATAACAAGTATGAACAGGCTACTAAAGCATATAAATTAATTATTGATAAATATAAGAACTCATCTTTATTGCCTATTGCTCATTTAGGTTATACAAAAACATTGGAGGCTTTAACAGACCAAAAATATTCAGATAGTACAGAAAATTGGAAGCCATATAAAAAATTAAAAGTTGTGGGAAAAGAAGATTACTTAAAAGTTATTGACGCATATAAAAGCTTAATCAATATTAATAACAATTCGGCC
This genomic interval carries:
- a CDS encoding Trm112 family protein; its protein translation is MISKELLEAICCVESGADLIVDGDYLVSTDINTRRRYRIENGIPILLIEQSEKLDLETWKNIMKKHGKTFND
- a CDS encoding tetratricopeptide repeat protein, whose product is MKRHILVLLIFFVASQIAAQLQQSLNNKYQLAQSFEQDGQLEKAASLFLELYNAQPNNPIYLEDLNRVYLKQKKYDLSVQLLLDGIKARPTDITLYGLLGSTYFIMDDKDKAHEAWDNGIKSNSESITAYRLMANYALQNRDFETAVKYLKEAKRKSADPLIFSYDLANIYSSQMDFASAMKEYCELLVQKPNQIDVVKARIQNYISRPGSLPQSLDIVNNFLKSSRSPVLYDLLAFLYMQADNYEAALNSIIKYDELINSQGVRLLGFAQEAMRNNKYEQATKAYKLIIDKYKNSSLLPIAHLGYTKTLEALTDQKYSDSTENWKPYKKLKVVGKEDYLKVIDAYKSLININNNSAIKDEAVFRMAMIYKDKLLDFYKADSLLTIDSKLSPSSEFGVKANIELGKVKIYQGELKSAADFFEKVEKNPRASINLKNEAAYYNAKILFWSNKFKEALSKLNQVQSNLAYSFANDAIALSFLISISKNDSTALSNYAAIDLLTERNKISDAIEKIKDFLPKLSSFILKDLITVKYAELLIAENNYPIAIKILEGTVSQKPASIYSDKSMFLLGKIYQFAINDRIKALENYTRLLESFPNSLYLEEVREQINALTTKGG